Part of the Oncorhynchus mykiss isolate Arlee chromosome 26, USDA_OmykA_1.1, whole genome shotgun sequence genome is shown below.
CTATTATTGTCTGAAATCCATGTCTATGGATAATGAATAATGaaaaacatttatatttattCTTTGACCTACCATACTAATGAAACCGTTCATTGTTTTCCCCCTAAGATGAGAAGTGTTGGAAGGCAGAGGCTGAAATTGACATGGAGCTGTTTCACCAGGTAAATAAGCTTATTCTCTGCTTATTGTGGTCCTAGAATGATTCATGCTAATGATTTAACGGGGTGATTAGATAACGACGGCCATTTGGGATTTGTAGGTTCAGATGTAATCATCTTAAATTGCTAATCACTCAGGGAGGTGAATGGCCTCATTGTTTTGTCACCTAATTACTGAGAGCCACGGTGGCAAGTGTGTCTCAACAGTCCTGCATAAACCTTTGCCCTTGGGAGCCAGAGGGTCAGAGCTTCGTTAGCTAAGCCTCAATCAGTTGTCTGAGCCCTGAGGTATTAGATGTCTTTCACATGTTATTCACAATTTGTAACCAGGCAAACTATGTAAATCACCGCCACACCTTTTACTAGTCAGCAGCGTTAGAAAGGTGATGCGTGTTTGAACTAGTTAGTGACGTACGGAGTCTCCAGTTCATCGTCTGTGCCAGGATTATATCCGTTGTGGCTATGTCTCTCTTTCAACTCTacattgtgctgacattgcttgcACATGTTTTAGACGGGATGGTGACACGTTTATCACATGACTTGATGTATGTAATTATAAGACTGGGGCTACTGTACAGTTTTGTTTGCTAAGTGGATTTGTCTGTTATGCCTTTCCCCTCAGAATCACTTGATTGTAAAGGTTCCGCCATACCAGAACCCAGCCATCGTGTCTGCGGTGTGTGTGGGGATCTACGTGGTGACCAATGCTGGCCGATCCCACGACGTGCAGCCTTTTACATACACTCCAGAACCAGGTCTGTGATAAGTCCAAgtccatgttatttttttttacacctccTGCGCCACATTAGGACCAAAACAACATTTCCTCAGAGCGTGTCTTCAGCCAGTGTAAATTACAACCATTACTCTACCACCACTACTGGATTAGGTGGATATATCCTCTAGCCTGCTCTAAATTTACCATTTCAGTCCTTGGTACAGGAAGCCATGTCCACTCGAAAACAGGGAGGGTATTTgtctcctcctttttctctcACATCACTTCCAGTCGTTAAAAACGTCCTTTGGGCACTGTGGCACGAACTATCAATGAGCGAGCAGGAAGTGACAGAGAAAGGAACTAAAACAATGAAACAAAACATGGAAGTGTAGATGATCCATCTAAAATAAAAATACCCTtctaaatacagtatgtactaaACATGATACTGCCCAATAGAGCAGCGCCCTATACAAAACAGTCAAGTCATACAGATTTATTTCTTATTGTTTTTCACTCTATACAGTAACATTTCATATACAATTTTTGGATATGAAAACCTGACATGCAGTCGATGGAGAATGAGACTGGGTATGAAGAATAAGGTCATCTGATTTGCATGTCCATAACTCAACCTACTTATCTGTGTACATCTCAGTGGACATATCTGTGAAGAAAGAAGTTCCATCTCCAGGCAAGCCCTGCCCTTTTGATCAACGGATGAAAGGTATAGTATATCTCTACCATGCTGTATCGTGTGTTCTTGTTTGTAATGCataggtgtgtgtggagggggggtgtcaatgtactTCTGTATCTTGGCTTTCAGTATGACAAAATTTTAACATTGTCATTCACGCACCTACAGTAATTGATGGTGCCTTGATGCCCCCAATGTTGCCTCTTGTGAAGAGAGAAGAGGTCACTCCAATGGAGGTCTCCAGCAACCTCCCTTCTGCTGGCATTTTCAAGGTAAAAGCTCTACAAATGCATTCCCAGCCTTGGCTGTGATAATGCCTCATTAAATGGTAGAATCATATCCATATGAACCATATTGATCTTTCTcccaatatatataaaaaaaactagcAGGTGTCATCTGTTTTTTGTATTCTCAGCGAACCCCCGATGTCATGTGTTCGGTCCAGCAGACGCTGGACATGAGTTCCAACCTTCCCCCCAACAACAGCCCGTTCTCCAACTCCTTGCCGCGGTCTGCCAGTGACCCTGATGAATCCCAAACAGCAGTCTTCAACAGTGCAGAGGCCCTGAGCACCATACAGAAGCAGGATATCGCTCCCACCAACTCCTTCCCCGTGCCTGCAGACTCTCTACTCCAACCTGGGCCTCAGCAGTTCCTCCTGGAGCCCAGAGAGGGGCTGGGGCAGGACAGGGCCGGCAACAACGCTGGGGCGGTAGGGAGGCTCAGTCAACAAGTGGAGGCTCCTCAACCTGTCCCCCAGCAACACCAGCTGCCCATATTCCCCCCAGACGAGGTGGCCCAACTGGAACAAGCAGTGAGACAACTGCAGGCCAAAGGGTACTGCAGCCAGCAGCAACAGCGACAACAGCAACAGATTCAGCAGCAACAAAttcagcagcaacaacagcagcaacaaattcagcaacaacagcagcaacaaattcagcaacaacagcagcaacaaaTTCAGCAACAGCAACTACAGCAACAacagattcaacaacaacaaattcaGCAACAACAGCAAATTCAACAGCAACAAATTCAACAGCAACAAATTCAAcaccagcagcagcaacagcaagtGTTGGAGAACCTGCAGCAGCAGCTGTTTCAGTCACAGATGCCCATGCAATGTGGCATATTCCAGGGCGGTTCTCGAGGTGAGAACACTGAACAGCAGGGTTCCCAGCAGGGCATGGTGCAGAACCATGGTTCCCTCTTTCAGCAGgcccaacaacagcagcagcaacaacaacaacaacagaaacagcAGCAGCAAGCAGCACTCTTTCAGCAAGCCAATGAGATCCTCTCCATTCAGACCAACTTCCTCCATCAGACCCCTTCtcatccctctccacccctctttcATAACCCCAGCCCCCTGGCTGAGGCACAGGACCCACAGGGGGCACTGTTCCACACTCAGAAGGCCTCTCCCACCCAGGAGCAGGTCCAGGCAACCCTCTTCCAGAACACCCTGACAGTGTTGAGTAGGACCAGCCTCTCCCCAGAGCAGCCCCCCTCTCCCGCCAACCTGTTCCTCCCCCAGAGTACCCTGCCCGGGCAGCTCTCCGCTAGCGGtagccagcagcagcagctggcTTTCCTCAGTGCCCTGCAGACCTCTGCCACTGAGCCCCAGTCAGTGTTCCAGGCTCAGACCCAGCTTTCCCCCATCCAGCAGGGAACTCCCATGGAGCAGCAGCAGCcatcccagcctcagccccagcctcagccaccTCAGCAGAACTCCATGTTTCAGAACATCTCCCCTCATCCACCTGCAAACACTCTCTCTCAGACCCAGCAGCAGCAGGCCAGCCTACTGTTTTGCAGCAACCCCCTCTCCACTCCAGAGCAGGTCCCCAGTCTGCTGTTCAGCGGCCAGGGCCAGATGCCCCCCATGAGCAGCAGCAGCCTGAACTCTCAGGAGCCCCAAAACCCCTCGATGCTGTTCTCTCAGGCCAGCATGGTGACGGTTAGCCAACAGGAATCCTCTGAGCCCATGGCCTTCCAGGACCAGAGCCAGGTGGTGGGGAACCCCTCAGAGCCTCGCCAGCAGGGCCTGTTCCAAGAGCAGCAGCCCATGCAACTGATCACCAGCTCCAACAACGGCCCAGAGCAGCCCGTCTCCCTCTTCATGCCCCAATCCAACATGGCTGCCCTGCAGGGTTGCATGGCTGCCCAGGAGCTCCCGCAGACAGGCATCTTCAGCACCCAGAATGGGGTGGCAGGCCTGcagaccaccacctcctcccctgTGCAGCAGCCAGGGTCTCTGTTCCAGACAGCAGTCAGTGG
Proteins encoded:
- the nfat5b gene encoding nuclear factor of activated T-cells 5 isoform X3; its protein translation is MTMGGPRSAFPTSSSSTMHSTTSATDQTSAHTGIAAPDEGVSSRAVAEMLGAEGGTGNSGSAGGGRAGGEKGGGSGSLGGGGRGGASQEAQQHHQMTPSKRRTVLNISPPPEDLFDDSRMSCQEDQLQDSEQSNSIWMDDSASNFSIVSSSSYNDNTEVPRKSRKRTPRQRPGPKPASAEEASMDVFDADSAKGPHFVLSQLGSDSKACTKGSSADGSQTTHQKGGTLASQFPQKSEGKELKILIQPETQHRARYLTEGSRGSVKDRTQQGFPTLKLEGVNEAVVLQVFVGNDAGRVKPHGFYQACRVTGRNTTACKEVDIEGTTVIEVSLDPSNNMSLAVDCVGILKLRNADVEARIGVAGSKKKSTRARLVFRVNIPRSDGSVLTLQTPSSPILCTQPAGVPEILKKSLHSCSARGDEEVFIIGKNFLKDTKVIFQENVSDEKCWKAEAEIDMELFHQNHLIVKVPPYQNPAIVSAVCVGIYVVTNAGRSHDVQPFTYTPEPVDISVKKEVPSPGKPCPFDQRMKVIDGALMPPMLPLVKREEVTPMEVSSNLPSAGIFKRTPDVMCSVQQTLDMSSNLPPNNSPFSNSLPRSASDPDESQTAVFNSAEALSTIQKQDIAPTNSFPVPADSLLQPGPQQFLLEPREGLGQDRAGNNAGAVGRLSQQVEAPQPVPQQHQLPIFPPDEVAQLEQAVRQLQAKGYCSQQQQRQQQQIQQQQIQQQQQQQQIQQQQQQQIQQQQQQQIQQQQLQQQQIQQQQIQQQQQIQQQQIQQQQIQHQQQQQQVLENLQQQLFQSQMPMQCGIFQGGSRGENTEQQGSQQGMVQNHGSLFQQAQQQQQQQQQQQKQQQQAALFQQANEILSIQTNFLHQTPSHPSPPLFHNPSPLAEAQDPQGALFHTQKASPTQEQVQATLFQNTLTVLSRTSLSPEQPPSPANLFLPQSTLPGQLSASGSQQQQLAFLSALQTSATEPQSVFQAQTQLSPIQQGTPMEQQQPSQPQPQPQPPQQNSMFQNISPHPPANTLSQTQQQQASLLFCSNPLSTPEQVPSLLFSGQGQMPPMSSSSLNSQEPQNPSMLFSQASMVTVSQQESSEPMAFQDQSQVVGNPSEPRQQGLFQEQQPMQLITSSNNGPEQPVSLFMPQSNMAALQGCMAAQELPQTGIFSTQNGVAGLQTTTSSPVQQPGSLFQTAVSGTLNQPSEVQQPGLFLFGIQNECGQLITSPGTTLSDQIIAISQSGQNQRESEAQIQSLLNQSMSESGSIQNSMTASQNMEKIDDLLVSLQEQGNNLTRSY
- the nfat5b gene encoding nuclear factor of activated T-cells 5 isoform X1, translating into MPSDFISLLSADLDLNSPKSLYSKESVYDLLPKELQLPSSTQQNPAAAMSQKSGGEAVPPPSAALDSDATNVSSSMTMGGPRSAFPTSSSSTMHSTTSATDQTSAHTGIAAPDEGVSSRAVAEMLGAEGGTGNSGSAGGGRAGGEKGGGSGSLGGGGRGGASQEAQQHHQMTPSKRRTVLNISPPPEDLFDDSRMSCQEDQLQDSEQSNSIWMDDSASNFSIVSSSSYNDNTEVPRKSRKRTPRQRPGPKPASAEEASMDVFDADSAKGPHFVLSQLGSDSKACTKGSSADGSQTTHQKGGTLASQFPQKSEGKELKILIQPETQHRARYLTEGSRGSVKDRTQQGFPTLKLEGVNEAVVLQVFVGNDAGRVKPHGFYQACRVTGRNTTACKEVDIEGTTVIEVSLDPSNNMSLAVDCVGILKLRNADVEARIGVAGSKKKSTRARLVFRVNIPRSDGSVLTLQTPSSPILCTQPAGVPEILKKSLHSCSARGDEEVFIIGKNFLKDTKVIFQENVSDEKCWKAEAEIDMELFHQNHLIVKVPPYQNPAIVSAVCVGIYVVTNAGRSHDVQPFTYTPEPVDISVKKEVPSPGKPCPFDQRMKVIDGALMPPMLPLVKREEVTPMEVSSNLPSAGIFKRTPDVMCSVQQTLDMSSNLPPNNSPFSNSLPRSASDPDESQTAVFNSAEALSTIQKQDIAPTNSFPVPADSLLQPGPQQFLLEPREGLGQDRAGNNAGAVGRLSQQVEAPQPVPQQHQLPIFPPDEVAQLEQAVRQLQAKGYCSQQQQRQQQQIQQQQIQQQQQQQQIQQQQQQQIQQQQQQQIQQQQLQQQQIQQQQIQQQQQIQQQQIQQQQIQHQQQQQQVLENLQQQLFQSQMPMQCGIFQGGSRGENTEQQGSQQGMVQNHGSLFQQAQQQQQQQQQQQKQQQQAALFQQANEILSIQTNFLHQTPSHPSPPLFHNPSPLAEAQDPQGALFHTQKASPTQEQVQATLFQNTLTVLSRTSLSPEQPPSPANLFLPQSTLPGQLSASGSQQQQLAFLSALQTSATEPQSVFQAQTQLSPIQQGTPMEQQQPSQPQPQPQPPQQNSMFQNISPHPPANTLSQTQQQQASLLFCSNPLSTPEQVPSLLFSGQGQMPPMSSSSLNSQEPQNPSMLFSQASMVTVSQQESSEPMAFQDQSQVVGNPSEPRQQGLFQEQQPMQLITSSNNGPEQPVSLFMPQSNMAALQGCMAAQELPQTGIFSTQNGVAGLQTTTSSPVQQPGSLFQTAVSGTLNQPSEVQQPGLFLFGIQNECGQLITSPGTTLSDQIIAISQSGQNQRESEAQIQSLLNQSMSESGSIQNSMTASQNMEKIDDLLVSLQEQGNNLTRSY
- the nfat5b gene encoding nuclear factor of activated T-cells 5 isoform X2, with amino-acid sequence MSQKSGGEAVPPPSAALDSDATNVSSSMTMGGPRSAFPTSSSSTMHSTTSATDQTSAHTGIAAPDEGVSSRAVAEMLGAEGGTGNSGSAGGGRAGGEKGGGSGSLGGGGRGGASQEAQQHHQMTPSKRRTVLNISPPPEDLFDDSRMSCQEDQLQDSEQSNSIWMDDSASNFSIVSSSSYNDNTEVPRKSRKRTPRQRPGPKPASAEEASMDVFDADSAKGPHFVLSQLGSDSKACTKGSSADGSQTTHQKGGTLASQFPQKSEGKELKILIQPETQHRARYLTEGSRGSVKDRTQQGFPTLKLEGVNEAVVLQVFVGNDAGRVKPHGFYQACRVTGRNTTACKEVDIEGTTVIEVSLDPSNNMSLAVDCVGILKLRNADVEARIGVAGSKKKSTRARLVFRVNIPRSDGSVLTLQTPSSPILCTQPAGVPEILKKSLHSCSARGDEEVFIIGKNFLKDTKVIFQENVSDEKCWKAEAEIDMELFHQNHLIVKVPPYQNPAIVSAVCVGIYVVTNAGRSHDVQPFTYTPEPVDISVKKEVPSPGKPCPFDQRMKVIDGALMPPMLPLVKREEVTPMEVSSNLPSAGIFKRTPDVMCSVQQTLDMSSNLPPNNSPFSNSLPRSASDPDESQTAVFNSAEALSTIQKQDIAPTNSFPVPADSLLQPGPQQFLLEPREGLGQDRAGNNAGAVGRLSQQVEAPQPVPQQHQLPIFPPDEVAQLEQAVRQLQAKGYCSQQQQRQQQQIQQQQIQQQQQQQQIQQQQQQQIQQQQQQQIQQQQLQQQQIQQQQIQQQQQIQQQQIQQQQIQHQQQQQQVLENLQQQLFQSQMPMQCGIFQGGSRGENTEQQGSQQGMVQNHGSLFQQAQQQQQQQQQQQKQQQQAALFQQANEILSIQTNFLHQTPSHPSPPLFHNPSPLAEAQDPQGALFHTQKASPTQEQVQATLFQNTLTVLSRTSLSPEQPPSPANLFLPQSTLPGQLSASGSQQQQLAFLSALQTSATEPQSVFQAQTQLSPIQQGTPMEQQQPSQPQPQPQPPQQNSMFQNISPHPPANTLSQTQQQQASLLFCSNPLSTPEQVPSLLFSGQGQMPPMSSSSLNSQEPQNPSMLFSQASMVTVSQQESSEPMAFQDQSQVVGNPSEPRQQGLFQEQQPMQLITSSNNGPEQPVSLFMPQSNMAALQGCMAAQELPQTGIFSTQNGVAGLQTTTSSPVQQPGSLFQTAVSGTLNQPSEVQQPGLFLFGIQNECGQLITSPGTTLSDQIIAISQSGQNQRESEAQIQSLLNQSMSESGSIQNSMTASQNMEKIDDLLVSLQEQGNNLTRSY